The following are encoded together in the Salvia hispanica cultivar TCC Black 2014 chromosome 6, UniMelb_Shisp_WGS_1.0, whole genome shotgun sequence genome:
- the LOC125196083 gene encoding COP1-interacting protein 7 isoform X4, whose translation MKSSTRLSSAVFQLTPTRTRCDLIIIANDGKEKIASGLLNPFLAHLKTAQDQIDKGGYSILLEPETGSDASWFTKATLKRFVRFVSTPEILERVYTIETEIVHIGEAIALQSCNDIGQSNVESQRGKSLGGYEGGKSVANANDEKAIVLYTPGALPPVANGSCSQEENPKVQLLKVLETRKTALQKEQGMAFARAVAAGFDIDHVAPLVFFAGCFGALRLMEACSRFIDLWKCKHETGQWLDIEASEALSPQPNFSSVKASGIVLSSPCNNQDDSNHELASEHIGKSGSHNAADNSTSNGHQEHFQGQVPHLVYPPWPMHASPGGQPVFQAYPVQGMPYYHPYAGNGPFVQPHHYSHEHSPSNLGSHLGQNRQRSDVRDSNNESEMKETGRTSSLDDTESDEETSQSRRSRKISGGSSKKKSGRVVIRNINFINSKGKKSGSDTNSESHSDMDAESENVDEDVINRSSKRGGSQLRSVDRLNLNHDDVSVMDKNTDDRHWQAFQDCLLRGKDEDADADNKGMFGMEKGVKLKRHANAASDDPLALGVHDGGEMLDNRMKDIHGINGSASRRLRGCGSEVQFASTDSDFRESSGRRDIQCSESNGKKILYSTTHEDYMIGNNKLSQTNIRNSSDPLALNRYENTNKNDRESSPGMADETLVGPLRSMSLDQDGGTDRNVIDMDSEIPSKYQKSGPAGNKIKVEYEPNDLSMIPERGIDKRSTVYDPALDYEMQVCAELSGKKGGKDVTNVKGGLKKSDKDRRARVASESLQKQRTGGPLRKAKPSKMNPLEDARARADSLRTYKADLQKMKKEQEEAQRKRLETLKLERQKRIAAKGVTSGVKAFTPSPQAKQLHTKTSPATNRGSKFSDSEPGSSSPLQRSKVRTSVGSGVLNKTSKASVLSEGSQKAGNRLIRSATSLSETKRETNGITPEPKASMSRIRRLSEPKTVTNSPVIAMKARSAEAVLKRKLPEGPERNKVSAIINLDRSKAATLPELKIKTGKLPVNADETISKVKEGQKVKSYYSEKDAPNFASNSASEQPYRAPHARASSLEDPSTLRTEYGKAPLAMPPRAEETLKAHVLDVKALKMEINQVHSEKTSTKESSKGLRRLLKFGKKNHSSSVDRSVDSECTTADGSDHDNAKKMTSTGEVHTLKNLISQDESSPDGSAPQKTSRHFSLLSPFRIKSSEKKQAS comes from the exons ATGAAGTCGAGCACTCGCCTCAGCTCGGCTGTATTTCAGCTCACTCCAACTCGGACTAG GTGTGATTTGATTATCATAGCAAATGACGGGAAAGAGAAAATTGCTTCTGGATTGCTAAATCCATTTCTTGCACACCTAAAGACTGCCCAAGATCAAATTGATAAAGGTGGTTATTCAATTTTGCTTGAACCAGAAACCGGAAGTGATGCATCATGGTTTACAAAGGCCACTCTGAAAAG GTTTGTTCGTTTTGTGAGCACCCCTGAGATCTTAGAACGTGTCTATACAATAGAAACTGAGATTGTACATATTGGGGAGGCAATTGCATTGCAGAGCTGCAATGATATCGGGCAAAGCAAC GTGGAAAGCCAACGAGGGAAATCCCTGGGAGGCTATGAAG GTGGCAAATCTGTGGCAAATGCTAATGACGAGAAAGCTATTGTCCTGTACACG CCTGGAGCGCTGCCACCTGTAGCTAATGGGTCATGCTCACAGGAGGAGAATCCAAA AGTTCAGCTTCTGAAAGTCCTTGAGACCCGTAAAACAGCTCTTCAGAAAGAACAAGGAATGGCCTTTGCACGTGCTGTAGCAGCAGGTTTTGATATTGATCATGTGGCACCTCTTGTTTTCTTTGCTGGGTGTTTTGGAGCTTTACGTTTAAT GGAGGCATGCTCAAGGTTCATAGATCTCTGGAAGTGTAAGCATGAAACCGGACAGTGGCTTGATATTGAAGCATCAGAAGCATTGTCCCCTCAACCTAACTTCTCCTCAGTTAAAGCATCTGGCATTGTTCTCTCTAGCCCATGCAATAACCAAGATGACTCTAACCATGAGCTGGCCTCTGAGCATATCGGGAAATCAGGGTCACATAATGCTG CAGATAACTCGACTTCTAATGGTCATCAAGAACACTTTCAAGGACAAGTTCCTCATCTCGTTTATCCTCCATGGCCTATGCATGCTTCGCCTGGTGGTCAACCAGTATTTCAAGCATACCCTGTACAAGGAATGCCTTACTATCACCCGTATGCTGGTAATGGCCCTTTTGTGCAGCCACATCACTACTCTCATGAACACTCCCCATCAAATTTAGGTTCTCATTTAGGACAGAACAGACAACGCTCTGATGTTAGGGATAGTAATAATGAGTCAGAGATGAAGGAGACTGGTAGAACAAGTTCTTTGGATGACACTGAATCTGATGAGGAAACTTCACAGAGTAGGAGGTCACGAAAAATATCAGGCGGCTCTAGCAAAAAGAAATCTGGCAGGGTTGTAATAAGAAATATTAACTTCATCAATTCTAAAGGGAAAAAATCTGGCAGTGACACAAATTCAGAGTCACATTCGGACATGGATGCAGAAAGTGAAAATGTGGATGAAGATGTGATTAATAGATCTTCCAAAAGAGGAGGAAGCCAGCTGAGATCTGTTGATAGGTTGAATTTAAACCATGATGATGTCTCTGTTATGGACAAAAATACTGATGATAGGCACTGGCAGGCATTTCAAGATTGTTTACTGCGAGGCAAAGATGAAGATGCTGATGCTGACAATAAGGGTATGTTTGGGATGGAAAAGGGTGTGAAGTTGAAGAGACATGCAAATGCTGCCAGTGATGACCCATTGGCTCTGGGTGTACACGATGGGGGTGAAATGCTAGATAATAGGATGAAAGACATCCACGGAATCAATGGAAGTGCTTCTCGTAGGCTCAGGGGATGTGGTAGCGAAGTTCAATTTGCAAGTACTGATAGTGACTTTAGGGAAAGCAGTGGTCGAAGAGATATCCAGTGTTCTGAAAGCAATGGAAAAAAGATTCTATATAGTACAACACATGAAGATTATATGATTGGCAATAATAAATTGAGCCAGACTAATATCAGGAATTCATCAGATCCACTAGCTCTCAATAGGTATGAGAATACTAATAAGAATGATAGAGAATCATCACCTGGAATGGCTGATGAAACCTTGGTTGGACCACTTAGGTCAATGTCATTAGATCAAGATGGAGGAACAGATAGAAATGTTATTGACATGGATTCTGAGATCccatcaaaatatcaaaagtcTGGCCCCGCGggaaacaaaatcaaagtagAGTATGAGCCTAATGATTTGAGCATGATACCTGAAAGGGGAATTGATAAGAGGTCTACTGTATATGACCCTGCTCTAGACTACGAAATGCAGGTATGTGCTGAATTGTCAGGAAAGAAAGGGGGGAAAGATGTTACTAATGTGAAGGGTGGATTAAAGAAATCAGACAAGGATAGGAGGGCAAGGGTTGCATCAGAATCGTTGCAGAAGCAAAGAACTGGGGGCCCTTTGAGGAAGGCCAAACCGTCGAAGATGAACCCCTTAGAGGATGCACGAGCCCGTGCTGATAGTTTAAGAACTTACAAAGCTGATcttcaaaaaatgaagaaagagcAG GAGGAGGCACAAAGAAAGCGACTTGAAACTTTAAAGCTAGAAAGGCAAAAAAGAATTGCTGCTAAGGGTGTTACCAGTGGGGTGAAAGCATTCACACCCTCACCTCAGGCTAAACAATTACACACTAAAACTTCTCCAGCAACTAATAGAGGATCAAAGTTCAGTGATTCAGAGCCTGGATCGTCGTCCCCATTGCAAAGATCCAAAGTCCGAACTTCAGTTGGGTCAGGTGTGTTGAATAAAACCTCTAAGGCTAGTGTATTAAGTGAGGGTAGCCAAAAGGCAGGGAATAGGTTAATCAGGTCTGCAACTTCGTTGTCTGAGACAAAAAGAGAAACCAATGGCATAACACCCGAGCCTAAGGCCTCCATGTCCCGGATTAGAAGGTTATCAGAGCCCAAAACAGTCACCAACTCTCCTGTAATCGCAATGAAAGCCCGAAGTGCTGAAGCGGTATTAAAGCGAAAGTTGCCAGAGGGCCCTGAGAGGAACAAAGTATCTGCTATTATCAACCTTGACCGAAGTAAGGCTGCAACTCTACCTGAATTGAAGATCAAAACAGGGAAGTTGCCTGTGAATGCTGATGAGACCATATCAAAAGTGAAGGAAGGACAAAAG GTAAAGAGTTACTACTCGGAGAAGGATGCTCCAAACTTTGCCAGCAATAGTGCTTCTGAACAACCTTATAGGGCCCCTCATGCTCGTGCCTCCTCTTTGGAAGACCCTTCCACTCTCCGTACAGAGTATGGCAAGGCACCATTAGCAATGCCTCCAAGAGCTGAAGAAACTCTCAAAGCACATGTACTTGATGTGAAAGCCCTCAAGATGGAGATAAATCAAGTACATTCAGAGAAAACATCCACAAAAGAATCATCTAAAGGTTTGAGGAGGCTGTTGAAATTTGGAAAGAAGAATCACTCATCATCAGTAGATCGAAGTGTTGACTCAGAGTGTACTACTGCAGATGGTTCTGATCATGATAATGCAAAGAAGATGACTTCAACCGGTGAAG TTCACACATTAAAGAACTTAATCTCACAAGACGAAAGTTCCCCTGATGGCAGTGCTCCCCAAAAGA CATCTCGCCATTTCTCTTTACTGTCACCCTTTCGGATCAAATCCAGTGAAAAGAAACAAGCATCATAG
- the LOC125196083 gene encoding COP1-interacting protein 7 isoform X3, translating to MKSSTRLSSAVFQLTPTRTRCDLIIIANDGKEKIASGLLNPFLAHLKTAQDQIDKGGYSILLEPETGSDASWFTKATLKRFVRFVSTPEILERVYTIETEIVHIGEAIALQSCNDIGQSNVESQRGKSLGGYEGGKSVANANDEKAIVLYTPGALPPVANGSCSQEENPKVQLLKVLETRKTALQKEQGMAFARAVAAGFDIDHVAPLVFFAGCFGALRLMEACSRFIDLWKCKHETGQWLDIEASEALSPQPNFSSVKASGIVLSSPCNNQDDSNHELASEHIGKSGSHNAADNSTSNGHQEHFQGQVPHLVYPPWPMHASPGGQPVFQAYPVQGMPYYHPYAGNGPFVQPHHYSHEHSPSNLGSHLGQNRQRSDVRDSNNESEMKETGRTSSLDDTESDEETSQSRRSRKISGGSSKKKSGRVVIRNINFINSKGKKSGSDTNSESHSDMDAESENVDEDVINRSSKRGGSQLRSVDRLNLNHDDVSVMDKNTDDRHWQAFQDCLLRGKDEDADADNKGMFGMEKGVKLKRHANAASDDPLALGVHDGGEMLDNRMKDIHGINGSASRRLRGCGSEVQFASTDSDFRESSGRRDIQCSESNGKKILYSTTHEDYMIGNNKLSQTNIRNSSDPLALNRYENTNKNDRESSPGMADETLVGPLRSMSLDQDGGTDRNVIDMDSEIPSKYQKSGPAGNKIKVEYEPNDLSMIPERGIDKRSTVYDPALDYEMQVCAELSGKKGGKDVTNVKGGLKKSDKDRRARVASESLQKQRTGGPLRKAKPSKMNPLEDARARADSLRTYKADLQKMKKEQEEAQRKRLETLKLERQKRIAAKGVTSGVKAFTPSPQAKQLHTKTSPATNRGSKFSDSEPGSSSPLQRSKVRTSVGSGVLNKTSKASVLSEGSQKAGNRLIRSATSLSETKRETNGITPEPKASMSRIRRLSEPKTVTNSPVIAMKARSAEAVLKRKLPEGPERNKVSAIINLDRSKAATLPELKIKTGKLPVNADETISKVKEGQKVIGARPSVAPEKAELNAKICNQTRELDIDENPIVEKTVVVLESEKPSAPTLNSLERKLEVKSYYSEKDAPNFASNSASEQPYRAPHARASSLEDPSTLRTEYGKAPLAMPPRAEETLKAHVLDVKALKMEINQVHSEKTSTKESSKGLRRLLKFGKKNHSSSVDRSVDSECTTADGSDHDNAKKMTSTGEVHTLKNLISQDESSPDGSAPQKTSRHFSLLSPFRIKSSEKKQAS from the exons ATGAAGTCGAGCACTCGCCTCAGCTCGGCTGTATTTCAGCTCACTCCAACTCGGACTAG GTGTGATTTGATTATCATAGCAAATGACGGGAAAGAGAAAATTGCTTCTGGATTGCTAAATCCATTTCTTGCACACCTAAAGACTGCCCAAGATCAAATTGATAAAGGTGGTTATTCAATTTTGCTTGAACCAGAAACCGGAAGTGATGCATCATGGTTTACAAAGGCCACTCTGAAAAG GTTTGTTCGTTTTGTGAGCACCCCTGAGATCTTAGAACGTGTCTATACAATAGAAACTGAGATTGTACATATTGGGGAGGCAATTGCATTGCAGAGCTGCAATGATATCGGGCAAAGCAAC GTGGAAAGCCAACGAGGGAAATCCCTGGGAGGCTATGAAG GTGGCAAATCTGTGGCAAATGCTAATGACGAGAAAGCTATTGTCCTGTACACG CCTGGAGCGCTGCCACCTGTAGCTAATGGGTCATGCTCACAGGAGGAGAATCCAAA AGTTCAGCTTCTGAAAGTCCTTGAGACCCGTAAAACAGCTCTTCAGAAAGAACAAGGAATGGCCTTTGCACGTGCTGTAGCAGCAGGTTTTGATATTGATCATGTGGCACCTCTTGTTTTCTTTGCTGGGTGTTTTGGAGCTTTACGTTTAAT GGAGGCATGCTCAAGGTTCATAGATCTCTGGAAGTGTAAGCATGAAACCGGACAGTGGCTTGATATTGAAGCATCAGAAGCATTGTCCCCTCAACCTAACTTCTCCTCAGTTAAAGCATCTGGCATTGTTCTCTCTAGCCCATGCAATAACCAAGATGACTCTAACCATGAGCTGGCCTCTGAGCATATCGGGAAATCAGGGTCACATAATGCTG CAGATAACTCGACTTCTAATGGTCATCAAGAACACTTTCAAGGACAAGTTCCTCATCTCGTTTATCCTCCATGGCCTATGCATGCTTCGCCTGGTGGTCAACCAGTATTTCAAGCATACCCTGTACAAGGAATGCCTTACTATCACCCGTATGCTGGTAATGGCCCTTTTGTGCAGCCACATCACTACTCTCATGAACACTCCCCATCAAATTTAGGTTCTCATTTAGGACAGAACAGACAACGCTCTGATGTTAGGGATAGTAATAATGAGTCAGAGATGAAGGAGACTGGTAGAACAAGTTCTTTGGATGACACTGAATCTGATGAGGAAACTTCACAGAGTAGGAGGTCACGAAAAATATCAGGCGGCTCTAGCAAAAAGAAATCTGGCAGGGTTGTAATAAGAAATATTAACTTCATCAATTCTAAAGGGAAAAAATCTGGCAGTGACACAAATTCAGAGTCACATTCGGACATGGATGCAGAAAGTGAAAATGTGGATGAAGATGTGATTAATAGATCTTCCAAAAGAGGAGGAAGCCAGCTGAGATCTGTTGATAGGTTGAATTTAAACCATGATGATGTCTCTGTTATGGACAAAAATACTGATGATAGGCACTGGCAGGCATTTCAAGATTGTTTACTGCGAGGCAAAGATGAAGATGCTGATGCTGACAATAAGGGTATGTTTGGGATGGAAAAGGGTGTGAAGTTGAAGAGACATGCAAATGCTGCCAGTGATGACCCATTGGCTCTGGGTGTACACGATGGGGGTGAAATGCTAGATAATAGGATGAAAGACATCCACGGAATCAATGGAAGTGCTTCTCGTAGGCTCAGGGGATGTGGTAGCGAAGTTCAATTTGCAAGTACTGATAGTGACTTTAGGGAAAGCAGTGGTCGAAGAGATATCCAGTGTTCTGAAAGCAATGGAAAAAAGATTCTATATAGTACAACACATGAAGATTATATGATTGGCAATAATAAATTGAGCCAGACTAATATCAGGAATTCATCAGATCCACTAGCTCTCAATAGGTATGAGAATACTAATAAGAATGATAGAGAATCATCACCTGGAATGGCTGATGAAACCTTGGTTGGACCACTTAGGTCAATGTCATTAGATCAAGATGGAGGAACAGATAGAAATGTTATTGACATGGATTCTGAGATCccatcaaaatatcaaaagtcTGGCCCCGCGggaaacaaaatcaaagtagAGTATGAGCCTAATGATTTGAGCATGATACCTGAAAGGGGAATTGATAAGAGGTCTACTGTATATGACCCTGCTCTAGACTACGAAATGCAGGTATGTGCTGAATTGTCAGGAAAGAAAGGGGGGAAAGATGTTACTAATGTGAAGGGTGGATTAAAGAAATCAGACAAGGATAGGAGGGCAAGGGTTGCATCAGAATCGTTGCAGAAGCAAAGAACTGGGGGCCCTTTGAGGAAGGCCAAACCGTCGAAGATGAACCCCTTAGAGGATGCACGAGCCCGTGCTGATAGTTTAAGAACTTACAAAGCTGATcttcaaaaaatgaagaaagagcAG GAGGAGGCACAAAGAAAGCGACTTGAAACTTTAAAGCTAGAAAGGCAAAAAAGAATTGCTGCTAAGGGTGTTACCAGTGGGGTGAAAGCATTCACACCCTCACCTCAGGCTAAACAATTACACACTAAAACTTCTCCAGCAACTAATAGAGGATCAAAGTTCAGTGATTCAGAGCCTGGATCGTCGTCCCCATTGCAAAGATCCAAAGTCCGAACTTCAGTTGGGTCAGGTGTGTTGAATAAAACCTCTAAGGCTAGTGTATTAAGTGAGGGTAGCCAAAAGGCAGGGAATAGGTTAATCAGGTCTGCAACTTCGTTGTCTGAGACAAAAAGAGAAACCAATGGCATAACACCCGAGCCTAAGGCCTCCATGTCCCGGATTAGAAGGTTATCAGAGCCCAAAACAGTCACCAACTCTCCTGTAATCGCAATGAAAGCCCGAAGTGCTGAAGCGGTATTAAAGCGAAAGTTGCCAGAGGGCCCTGAGAGGAACAAAGTATCTGCTATTATCAACCTTGACCGAAGTAAGGCTGCAACTCTACCTGAATTGAAGATCAAAACAGGGAAGTTGCCTGTGAATGCTGATGAGACCATATCAAAAGTGAAGGAAGGACAAAAGGTAATTGGAGCAAGGCCTTCTGTAGCTCCAGAAAAGGCTGAACTAAATGCAAAGATCTGCAATCAAACACGTGAACTTGACATAGATGAGAACCCTATAGTTGAGAAGACTGTTGTTGTCCTTGAGTCTGAGAAGCCTTCTGCTCCAACACTAAACTCACTGGAAAGAAAGCTGGAG GTAAAGAGTTACTACTCGGAGAAGGATGCTCCAAACTTTGCCAGCAATAGTGCTTCTGAACAACCTTATAGGGCCCCTCATGCTCGTGCCTCCTCTTTGGAAGACCCTTCCACTCTCCGTACAGAGTATGGCAAGGCACCATTAGCAATGCCTCCAAGAGCTGAAGAAACTCTCAAAGCACATGTACTTGATGTGAAAGCCCTCAAGATGGAGATAAATCAAGTACATTCAGAGAAAACATCCACAAAAGAATCATCTAAAGGTTTGAGGAGGCTGTTGAAATTTGGAAAGAAGAATCACTCATCATCAGTAGATCGAAGTGTTGACTCAGAGTGTACTACTGCAGATGGTTCTGATCATGATAATGCAAAGAAGATGACTTCAACCGGTGAAG TTCACACATTAAAGAACTTAATCTCACAAGACGAAAGTTCCCCTGATGGCAGTGCTCCCCAAAAGA CATCTCGCCATTTCTCTTTACTGTCACCCTTTCGGATCAAATCCAGTGAAAAGAAACAAGCATCATAG